The following proteins come from a genomic window of Micromonospora zamorensis:
- a CDS encoding HD domain-containing protein: MTADPLRRALTAPADPPLRSLPDQVVALLETLHAPPRLAAHLRAVHDVAAQLTDAMAERFPQLPFDRDAVLFGAATHDIGKVRHPEELSGPGSAHEPAGYELLLGHGVSEALARFARDHASWQQDGIGVDDLLVSVADKVWKGKRVTDLEGLLVDRLAEATGRERWSVFLDLDDILDHIAADANRRLAFQATHPVRDR, translated from the coding sequence GTGACCGCCGACCCCCTGCGCCGCGCTCTCACCGCACCCGCGGACCCGCCGCTACGGTCCCTGCCCGACCAGGTCGTCGCCCTGTTGGAAACCCTGCATGCGCCGCCGCGTCTCGCCGCGCACCTGCGGGCCGTGCACGACGTCGCCGCGCAGCTGACCGACGCGATGGCGGAAAGGTTCCCGCAGCTTCCGTTCGATCGTGATGCGGTGCTCTTCGGGGCCGCCACCCACGACATCGGCAAGGTCCGGCACCCGGAGGAGCTGTCCGGGCCCGGATCCGCGCACGAGCCCGCCGGCTACGAGCTGCTGCTGGGGCATGGTGTCTCCGAGGCGCTCGCCCGGTTCGCGCGTGACCACGCGTCCTGGCAGCAGGACGGCATCGGCGTCGACGACCTGCTGGTCAGCGTGGCCGACAAGGTGTGGAAGGGAAAGCGGGTCACCGACCTGGAAGGGTTGCTCGTGGACCGGCTGGCCGAGGCCACCGGCCGCGAGCGGTGGTCGGTGTTCCTGGACCTCGACGACATCCTCGACCACATCGCCGCCGACGCGAACCGCCGGCTGGCCTTCCAGGCAACCCATCCGGTACGCGACCGGTGA
- a CDS encoding helix-turn-helix domain-containing protein produces the protein MKGENALGDFLRARRGRVRPDEAGLTSFGRRRVPGLRRDELAHLAGVSQHYLTRLEQGKDRNPSPQVLNALANALRLNPDERAHLTALADAPPHGVEHTAVSDAVQQLIDSWSQTPAYVRDRRFDVLAANKLAMALSPLYTPGQNLIRGVFLDPAARALFPDWAQIAAQSAAALRAEADPRDPATADLISSLLTDSFFRDSWTLHDVQPTRDEVKRFNHPVVGPLTLRRETLAIAGAEGQVIIAYQAAPDTPAAQALARLL, from the coding sequence ATGAAAGGCGAGAACGCGCTCGGCGACTTCCTCAGGGCACGTCGCGGGCGGGTCCGGCCGGACGAGGCGGGGCTGACGTCGTTCGGGCGCCGACGCGTGCCGGGACTGCGCCGTGACGAACTGGCCCACCTGGCAGGCGTGAGCCAGCACTATCTGACCCGCCTGGAGCAGGGCAAGGACCGCAACCCCTCACCGCAGGTGCTGAACGCCCTGGCGAACGCGTTGCGGTTGAATCCCGACGAGAGGGCACATCTCACCGCGCTCGCCGACGCTCCGCCGCACGGGGTCGAGCACACGGCGGTCTCCGACGCGGTGCAGCAGCTCATCGACTCGTGGAGCCAGACACCCGCGTACGTCCGCGACCGCCGGTTCGACGTGCTGGCGGCCAACAAGCTCGCCATGGCGCTCTCCCCGCTCTACACGCCCGGTCAGAACCTGATCCGCGGCGTGTTCCTCGACCCCGCGGCGCGTGCGCTGTTTCCCGACTGGGCGCAGATCGCCGCCCAGAGCGCCGCCGCGCTCCGCGCCGAAGCCGACCCGCGCGATCCCGCGACCGCCGACCTCATCTCCTCGCTACTGACTGACAGCTTTTTCCGCGACAGCTGGACGCTGCACGACGTACAGCCGACACGCGACGAGGTCAAGCGCTTCAACCATCCCGTCGTCGGGCCGCTCACGCTGCGACGGGAGACGCTCGCCATCGCCGGCGCCGAGGGGCAGGTGATCATCGCCTACCAGGCGGCACCGGACACCCCCGCCGCGCAGGCCCTGGCCAGACTGCTCTGA
- a CDS encoding SDR family NAD(P)-dependent oxidoreductase, which translates to MKTWFITGASRGFGRIWAEAALTRGDRVAATARDHRALQDLTEAYGDRVLPLTLDVTDRSAVFDAVSRAAETFGQLDVVVNNAGYGLFGMVEETTEEQARAQLETNFFGALWVTQAALPVLRAQGTGHILQISSIGGVGAFPTLGLYNASKWALEGLSEALSAELAPLGPKVTIVEPGPFGTDWSGDSAVHTEPIGAYEPVRQARRAGAAARTPDDPALTAGVILQLVDSEEPPLRLFLGPYPYLLAETLYRNRLATWNDWRWLAEQAAPGQDGDPA; encoded by the coding sequence ATGAAGACATGGTTCATCACCGGCGCATCCCGCGGCTTCGGCCGCATCTGGGCCGAAGCCGCGCTCACACGCGGAGATCGGGTCGCCGCGACCGCACGCGACCACAGGGCGCTTCAGGATCTGACCGAGGCGTACGGGGACCGGGTTCTGCCACTGACCCTCGACGTGACCGACCGCTCGGCCGTGTTCGACGCGGTGTCCCGGGCAGCGGAGACGTTCGGCCAGCTGGACGTCGTCGTCAACAACGCCGGCTACGGGCTGTTCGGCATGGTCGAGGAGACGACCGAGGAACAGGCCCGCGCGCAGCTGGAGACGAACTTCTTCGGCGCTCTCTGGGTGACCCAGGCCGCCCTGCCGGTGCTGCGCGCGCAGGGCACCGGTCACATCCTCCAGATTTCCAGCATCGGAGGGGTCGGGGCCTTCCCCACCCTCGGGCTCTACAACGCGTCGAAGTGGGCACTGGAGGGGCTCAGCGAGGCGCTGTCCGCCGAGCTCGCCCCACTCGGCCCGAAGGTGACGATCGTGGAGCCGGGACCGTTCGGCACCGACTGGTCCGGCGACTCGGCCGTGCACACGGAGCCGATCGGCGCCTATGAGCCGGTACGGCAGGCACGCCGGGCCGGGGCGGCCGCCCGCACGCCGGACGATCCCGCGCTGACCGCCGGAGTCATCCTGCAACTCGTCGACTCCGAGGAGCCGCCGCTGCGCCTGTTCCTCGGCCCGTACCCGTACCTTCTCGCCGAAACGTTGTATCGGAACCGGCTCGCCACCTGGAACGACTGGCGCTGGCTGGCGGAGCAGGCGGCACCGGGCCAGGACGGTGACCCGGCGTGA
- a CDS encoding RNA polymerase sigma-70 factor translates to MRLSPDEVELFEHSRARLEAIAYRLLGSASDAEDAVQDTFLRWQAADRERVETPQAWLTKVLTNLCLNQLTSARARRETYMGTWLPEPVLAGDRMLGPLDTAEQRESVSMAVLTLLERLSANERVVYVLREAFGYSHGEIGEILGLSESNCQQIYRRAKQHVAAERARAEVDQATARKIVAEFLTAAQHGEIQRLVELLTDDVTSTGDGGGKIPARTTPFSGALAVAKFLRGLFKPADAKRDLIGGSPALYVAVVNGSPAAVVVMDDRVIGVMSLEVTPEGVAAIHTQVNPDKLVRATRQWSAADHGEPLMHVW, encoded by the coding sequence ATGCGGCTGAGTCCGGACGAGGTCGAGCTGTTCGAGCACTCCAGGGCCCGCCTGGAGGCGATCGCCTATCGCCTGCTGGGCTCGGCCAGCGACGCCGAGGACGCCGTCCAGGACACGTTCCTGCGCTGGCAGGCCGCCGACCGGGAACGGGTCGAGACACCCCAGGCGTGGCTGACGAAGGTGCTCACCAACCTGTGCCTCAACCAGCTCACCTCGGCTCGGGCCAGGCGGGAAACCTATATGGGCACGTGGCTGCCCGAGCCGGTTCTCGCCGGGGACCGGATGCTCGGCCCGCTCGACACCGCCGAACAGCGCGAATCGGTCTCGATGGCGGTGCTCACCCTCCTGGAGCGGCTGTCCGCCAACGAGCGTGTGGTGTACGTGCTGCGGGAGGCCTTCGGCTACTCGCACGGTGAGATCGGCGAGATCCTCGGCCTCAGCGAGTCGAACTGCCAGCAGATCTACCGGCGCGCCAAGCAGCACGTCGCCGCCGAGCGGGCCCGCGCGGAGGTCGACCAGGCCACCGCGCGGAAGATCGTCGCGGAGTTCCTCACGGCGGCCCAGCACGGCGAGATCCAGCGGCTGGTCGAGTTGCTGACCGACGACGTGACGAGCACCGGTGACGGCGGCGGCAAGATCCCGGCCCGGACCACGCCGTTCTCCGGGGCACTGGCCGTGGCGAAGTTCCTGCGCGGCCTGTTCAAGCCCGCCGACGCCAAGCGGGACCTGATCGGCGGCAGTCCCGCCCTGTACGTCGCGGTCGTCAACGGCAGTCCGGCAGCGGTGGTCGTGATGGACGACCGGGTCATCGGTGTCATGTCCCTGGAGGTGACGCCCGAGGGGGTCGCGGCCATCCACACCCAGGTCAACCCCGACAAGCTCGTGCGCGCCACCCGTCAGTGGTCCGCCGCCGACCACGGCGAACCCCTCATGCACGTGTGGTGA
- a CDS encoding NAD(P)/FAD-dependent oxidoreductase translates to MKHRIVVLGAGYTGAVAAGRLAKRLHPDDTEITVVNADPDFVERVRMHQVATGQDPERRPLSKVYAGTGVTLRLARVTAVDADRRSVALADEHGTDEIAYDTLVYALGSTAADHGVPGDAEHAYDIAGRPSAVRLRDRLDQLSAGGTVLVVGGGLTGIEAVTEIAEARPDLDVAIAARGVLGDWLNEKAQQHLRRVCDRLGITVHEHADIARVEATVAVTADARVIPAQVTVWTTGFAVHPIAAATTLTVAATGQIIVDASMRSVSHPEVYAVGDAGLAEGAGGKPLRMSCASGIPMAWQAADAIAARLAGREKFPKAPLRYFNQCISLGRRDGIIQYVTADDRAKPSFLAGKLAARYKEIVCKGAAWQISHPVLYPVRRRRIAATRTETVPTMS, encoded by the coding sequence ATGAAGCACCGCATCGTCGTCCTCGGGGCCGGCTACACGGGAGCCGTCGCCGCCGGGCGTCTCGCCAAGCGACTGCACCCCGACGACACCGAGATCACCGTCGTCAACGCCGACCCCGATTTCGTCGAGCGGGTCCGCATGCACCAGGTCGCCACCGGGCAGGACCCCGAGCGCCGCCCGCTGAGCAAGGTCTACGCCGGCACCGGCGTCACACTGCGACTGGCGCGGGTCACCGCCGTCGACGCCGACCGCAGGTCCGTCGCGCTCGCCGACGAGCACGGCACCGACGAGATCGCCTACGACACGCTCGTCTACGCCCTCGGCAGCACCGCCGCGGACCATGGCGTTCCCGGCGACGCGGAGCACGCGTACGACATCGCCGGCAGGCCGTCGGCGGTGCGGTTGCGCGACCGCCTCGACCAACTCTCGGCCGGCGGGACCGTGCTCGTCGTCGGCGGGGGTCTCACCGGCATCGAGGCGGTCACCGAGATCGCCGAGGCCCGGCCGGACCTCGACGTCGCGATCGCCGCCCGTGGCGTCCTCGGTGACTGGCTCAACGAGAAGGCGCAGCAGCACCTGCGGAGGGTCTGCGACCGGCTCGGCATCACCGTGCACGAGCACGCGGACATCGCGCGGGTCGAGGCGACCGTTGCGGTCACCGCCGACGCCCGGGTGATCCCGGCCCAGGTGACGGTGTGGACGACCGGCTTCGCCGTCCACCCGATCGCCGCCGCCACGACCCTGACGGTCGCGGCGACCGGCCAGATCATCGTCGACGCATCGATGCGCTCGGTCTCACACCCCGAGGTGTACGCGGTGGGCGACGCCGGACTCGCCGAAGGCGCTGGCGGCAAGCCATTGCGGATGTCCTGCGCCTCGGGCATCCCGATGGCCTGGCAGGCCGCCGACGCCATCGCGGCGCGGCTGGCCGGTCGGGAGAAGTTCCCCAAGGCCCCGCTGCGTTACTTCAACCAGTGCATCAGCCTCGGCCGCCGCGACGGCATCATCCAGTACGTGACCGCCGACGACAGGGCCAAGCCGTCCTTCCTCGCTGGAAAGCTGGCGGCCCGCTACAAGGAGATCGTCTGCAAGGGCGCGGCCTGGCAGATCTCGCACCCGGTGCTCTACCCGGTGCGCCGCCGGCGCATCGCCGCGACCCGGACGGAGACCGTCCCGACGATGTCGTGA
- a CDS encoding NmrA/HSCARG family protein produces the protein MAVLVIGATGKQGGATARALLARGVAVRALVRDPGSDSAKALRERGAELVKGDLDDAESLLAAADGMDGLFSIPYPDVTNMSGDAEVTRGRNVVEAARRAGVSHVVHSSVSGAGDFHRNQPGWAEGRWDRHYWESKAEIDEMVRSGGFAHWTVLKPSTFMENLVGWSYLFGDWSSGTIITGFAADTRLPWIAVDDIGEAAATAFTNPGRLDGLDVELAGDLLTMTEIAALLSEVTGRAVTAPVLTPQQAVERGLLPAMVNAVEQINENGSPARPEMTRALGLPTTDFRTWARRTFS, from the coding sequence ATGGCTGTTCTCGTCATCGGCGCGACGGGCAAGCAGGGCGGGGCCACGGCCCGCGCGCTGCTTGCCCGGGGCGTCGCGGTCCGTGCCCTGGTCCGGGACCCGGGCAGCGACAGCGCCAAGGCTCTGCGGGAGCGGGGCGCCGAACTGGTCAAGGGCGACCTGGACGACGCGGAGTCGCTGCTCGCCGCGGCGGACGGGATGGACGGCCTCTTCTCCATCCCGTATCCCGACGTGACGAACATGTCTGGCGACGCCGAGGTGACCCGCGGTCGCAACGTCGTCGAGGCGGCGCGCCGGGCCGGCGTGTCGCACGTGGTGCACAGCAGCGTTTCCGGTGCCGGCGACTTCCACCGCAACCAGCCCGGATGGGCCGAGGGCCGGTGGGACAGGCACTACTGGGAGAGCAAGGCGGAAATCGACGAGATGGTGCGCTCCGGTGGCTTCGCACACTGGACCGTCCTCAAGCCCTCGACCTTCATGGAGAACCTCGTCGGCTGGTCCTACCTCTTCGGCGACTGGTCCAGCGGCACGATCATCACCGGCTTCGCCGCGGACACGCGGCTTCCGTGGATCGCCGTCGACGACATCGGCGAGGCCGCGGCGACCGCGTTCACCAACCCGGGAAGGCTCGACGGCCTGGACGTCGAACTCGCCGGCGACCTGCTCACCATGACCGAGATCGCCGCCCTCCTCAGCGAGGTCACCGGCCGGGCGGTCACCGCGCCCGTGCTCACCCCGCAGCAGGCCGTCGAGCGCGGCCTGCTGCCCGCCATGGTCAACGCGGTGGAGCAGATCAACGAGAACGGCAGCCCCGCCCGACCGGAGATGACCCGCGCCCTCGGCCTGCCCACCACCGATTTCCGTACGTGGGCGCGTCGGACGTTCTCCTGA